In Chanos chanos chromosome 14, fChaCha1.1, whole genome shotgun sequence, the sequence GACCCAAAGCCTCATATCTGAAGGGTCACTGCCCAGGGGTCAAAGGTAAcacgaagtgtgtgtgtgggggggtggggcaggggCTAAAGTATTTAGGAAGGCAACGATTTATTGCTGGAGGGGTCAGGGGCCATCAGCGTGACCTACTTCTGCAAGTGTCCAGTGCCTAGAAACGAAGTCGGTTTTTGGAGATAGAACACGCGCTAGGAGTGGTCACATCCAGCAGCCCATTGGCTGTCACTGATCAGGGCAGCGTCTTACTTGTCCAGTGGCATCTGTCCACATGCTGTGTCTATGCTGAACTGGAAGAACCTGCTTAACCCAAACTTTCTCCGTCTGAGCCAAGAGAGTAAATTAACGATGTTGAGGACGCCAGTGTCACAGCTGATGGTGTGGAATTTTATGTAGCAGCCAATAGAATGTTCAGCTGTGTTGACCTCAGAGGAACCTTTGACTCCTAGTACAGCACTAACTTCCATATGAATTCCATAAAATGCAGTCTTCTGCAACATTCAAGCTCTTAGCTCCTGAGTAAACCAAGCAGGCATTAGTGTGCTGTCAGGTGTAACTGGCATGAATGTGTggtttacattgttttacaAACATTAGTTGCTGATCCTGGTTATGTCAAGGCAGTGCAGCAAGTTTGCACTGTTACATAATAtaattccaaaacaaaaaagagccaTGTTAGAGCTGTGGCATAGACGTAACCTTTCTacttgtgtgtgagagcaagaAAGGTGTGGGAGTGCTTTTGAAAAGACCTCACGCTTAGTTTCAGTACTCAGAGTAAGGTCAGTTTTCACCTCGCTGTCTTCAGAGTGCAGCTAGATAAATGTTCTCAtttttccaacacacacacatacacatacgcaacATCGCACTGGGTCATTGCTTCAGGGCACTGGCCTGTTGCGCGGATCAGAGGCTGGGTCCTTGGAACTGTGCAAAAGACAGGAAGCTTGTCTTTTCAGAATGCTTcaccaacactgacacaatgtCACCACCCCTTTTCTCAGAAACATCAAGGCaacactctgtttctttttgctctGAATGAGCAAACTCGGTTCAGCAAAATGTCTCTGGCAGGCTGTGATTTACGTAAGTGTTAGGACAAAATTGTACATTCTCATTAAGTAATATAAAAGTTgtgggcccccccccccccccacctcgcccaaacacacacacacacacacacacacactcacacagttccTATTTCAGTCGTTCAAAAAGAGAATGTGCACACTTTGGCTGGCAGACCGTAAAATAGTGAGGTGGCGGCGCCCGCCCCCATGTGAATACAGTATGAGCAGGGACAGGCTGCAGTCAGAGGACTGTTGCATAACAGCGATCACATGACCACTGACACCCACCACACcccttcagctgtgtgtgttctgtcagcGTAGATAGGGAGAGCTGAAACTTGGATCTCAGAGAGATCATGTTTAAAACGAACGTCTTAatcaagaacttttttttttaaagatttgaaTGACCAGCtttaacttgtttttttgtttttttttgttcaaattttAACAAACCACATATTAAGTAGTCGTAGGACCAATTTCTAAGATTCAAGCTTAGTCCCCCAGTGTTCAGTTTAGCCCCAGGATCAGACGTAGTCCTTTTCCATTAACACCTGCCCTTCATTTTGTGCTCAGGATACTTaaacacagcctttttttttttttttaagaagttgGTTTGCATACAGTATGTCTTACTATTTGCTGTTTTAAGTGGGtgtctaatctctctctctctctctctctctctatctctctcaggcGGGCACACTTACGACTGTGTTTGGAGCGATTGAAATCCCTCGTGCCTTTGGGACCAGATTCTAATAGACACACCACCCTCAGCTTACTAATGAGGGCAAAGGAACACATcaaggtgtgtgtctgtttgtgtgagtgacacCACTCCTCTTTAAAGGCTCCAGGCCAGCAACTGACTCAGAGGTCATGTATGGGTCCAGTGCTTcctaaacagaaaaatacaaaacagaagaaTTAGAACCCTAAATTGTAGATATCATTTTTGGTAATTCAAACGTAGTGTATGATTTTTCAGGATTTtaactagtgtgtgtgtgtgtgtgtgtgtgtgtgtgtgtatgtctgtgtgtgtgtgtgattcagaggCTGGAGGAGGGTGAGAGAAGAGCTCAGCACACTATAGAGCAGCTACAGAGGGAACAGAGACACCTCTGCAGGCGTCTGGAACAGCTGGGCGGAGAACGCTGCCGCATGGACAGTCTGGGATCCACGGTGTCCGACAAATCTGACTCTGACCAAGGTTAgttcacaccacacacctcacGCCACGCCcctttgtgtggtgtgtgtgtgttctttgtttttgttgctgttgtttttggttttggtttggtttggtgaCAGAACTGAATGTCAGCCTGGTTTGTGAGGACATTGAGTGCCTGCTCCAAAATGTCCTGTACTGAACAGACCCATTTTCTCTCGGAACgtgttgtgtgtatgacagaggaCCTGGGGGCTATTCCaaaaagcaggtttagtgaaaacttagagttagttaactcagagcaagtcgtaaacctcctaatagaggagccctatgactttgtttgctaggagaatgaagccatagagcccttctattaggaggtttacgacttactctgagttaactaactctaagttttcactaaacccgctttctggaacacccccctgggAGTGGATGAGGGTGTTGTTTAttgacctgtttgtttttatgtgtttgtataacTGGGTGGAGGGCCAGAGTCAGATCCCATAAGCCAAAACTCAAAACTGTCCAGTAGTAAAACAGCTGATTGGTGACTTTCTGCAAGTGACTACTTTTCGCTTGAGGTGTCGAGGCTAAATGAGAGATTCTGTTGGAAGAACCCTTAGGTCTTCTGACGTATCTAAATGCACACATTCAGAGAAATGGGTCGATACTTAACACTCACCTCCGGGGGCTGTTGCACAGAGCAGGATTTGTCAGTTAACCAAGCAACTGGAGCAGCTTGAGTGAGAAGTCCTGCTTAGTTCACAGAGATAAAGATGTTCCTTGCTGACCTGTTTTCGTACAGCATGTAATGTCAAGTATGTACAGAGGAATAGATGTGAATGAAGGTATTGCGCGCTGACTCcttgccttttgtgtgtgtgtctgtgcggcAGAAGACCTGGATGTAGATGAAGACGTGGATGTGGAGGGCACGGACTACCTGCTGGACGACCTGGAGTGGAGTCGGAGCAGCGTGAGTGACTCTGACGAGAGAGGCAGCTCCCgcagcagcagcggcagcgACGAAGGCTACTCCAGCGCCAGCCTCCGTTGTCTCGGCAACCCTCAGGAGAAAGACATGCCCCTGGGCTGCTGCAGCCTATAAGAGCACAGCCTCAGCTTTGCTCCGCATACCCACTCCACCCCTTCAACCAGTCTCTCTGCCAGCCTGACCTCACATGTCCAGCACAACTGACCGAAACTCCTCCAGGGCTGAATCCTATTGGCTCCGGCAGCAAGCCACACCTCCGACACTCCTCCAGGGTCTCGTCCAGTTGACTCATACCCATCTCATTCAGCACTGTCCAATCAGCTGAGAGATGGAGTTTCACTGTCTGCTCTTATCCAATCAGATGCGTCCCTGTCCTCcctcttgtctctgttgtccACTGCCCTGTTTGCTGTCCCATCTGGGTAAAGTGAGAGGCGTTTTGGTTCCTCTCCAATAATACCCCAAAAGACCTGagtgctataaaaaaaaagcaaacaaaaaaaaaaaaaaaaacgtactcACTCACTGGAAGACCTCAGCCAGAAAGAATGTGTTCATAAAACACCCACTGCCTATCgactgcttttttgtttgtttatttgttttgtttttgtttgttttttttttcctgtccccAGGCCAATCTTGTGCCATTTTCAATTTGACCTGCACTTATTCCGTCCACTGAGACCGAAATCGGAACCAAAGGCAGAATCGGAATCCAAATCCGGAACCCTCCACTGACCAGTGGTGTCAGCTCTGTGTCGAGATCACCAACATAGGAGTTCTGAGTTTTTTGCATTCTAGGGTACAACAAAAAGATCGTCTAGGTTAAGAGGCAttgctgtcatttttaacaGTTTCCTGTAAGGGACTGCAGCTACTATTGTAGTGTTATCAGGTGTAGTTTTCTAGCTAGTCTTAAAAAGCTCTCTACCTGCACTGAGTCCATCCACCCCCAGCAAGGCCCCCAGTTCACTAAGCACTGAAGTAATgtcatctgtttttgtgtgttgttgcacATCCCtgtcaccccctcccctccccggGGCGTTGTGGTGTATCCCCTCTTCTTAAAGGATGACTAAAGAAGGTGGAGCTGTTAATAAAggtgttcattttgtttttgttttttcctccacttttgaattttatttaaaaacaaaacgtaACGGAAAAACTGGCTATGTTGTTGTGAAGAACAATGTGCAgcatgagattttttttttggttggggtggggggtggggggggggggtggtttggtAGTTCTGAGAGGCGGGCTTTGAAATGGGGGCGGGGCGTCTGTATACTAgttccatcttttttttctctctctctctgacgacCGTGGCTTTTCCTCACACGCCGTATCCTCGaatgtatgtgtacatttttgtttatttgtctattttcaGTCTGGTTTGGCCAGCCCGTGTAAGATGTTCATGGTTTGTCTAAGATGGAAGGATTTTCAAAGAATTTATTTAAAAGCACATTCCAGGTTAGAGTGAATAAGAAGGGAATTGTTGTGTGGAGGGTCTGGCCGGGTAAAAAGAAGATGGATAACATCAGGAAGATGTCATTGAAACCATTGAGGGAGAGAACAAGGAAGTTTTAACATTCACAAGGAAGTCACCATTGCACGCAGAGCCAAACCTTTCATTGATAACAAATGGAACGGAACAGTCTAGCAAGTCCAGCGTTTAAGTTCCATGGCTTTCCCTTTTACCACGCGGCTCCGTCCATTCGAGATCATCAGATAAACTAAGAGCGGAAAGGCaagctgttttcttatttgtaaCGAGGTTAGCATTAGCGTTAGCATTAATAACACCTCCCTCCCGGTGGGAGGAGCACTGCAGTGTCAACTTTACTGACTTTACAAAAATGTCGTCCTCTTGTGTAAATAGTTTACTGAAAAAAGcagatatatgtatattaacaaaatatttatatgagatttaaacactctctctctctctctctctctctctctctctctctctctctctctctctctttctctttctgataGCTTTGGTCACTTTTTTTAGTTCCTACTGTTGTAAAGTTTTTATTGTGTAGCTGATTTTGCACTGCATAGTGAATCTTATCTGGTTTTTGAGCTGTTTTCTGTGTAGGCTCTTTGTGTACATGGCAGAATTTGACTTGGTGctcttcaaatgttttatttgtttgattgtaaGGGATATATTAAAGCTGTTTGAGATTTCTGttgtaaacatgaaaaaagataatgattaaaaaagatataacaaaaaaaaaaactaaaaaccatatatatatatatatatgcacaaaaGTTGAAAATAATAGTGTTTGATGCTGTGGTGATGATGCAGTGGTTAAGCTTTATTAAGCGTGTCCTTATGTGCCTGTTagcttcagaagaaaagaaaaaccctcaaCCTGGTTTAAAAAGGCTACTAATAGCTAAAATCATTTGGAACTCCTCTCCCACGCAAACCCTACAGTGGGGAAActacatacagtatatgaatGTACCTCATCATCGAATTCCTGCACCAGTAGCACTTAACACAATTTGAGTGAAGAATGATATAAAATCcaggaaaataaagaaacagtaGGACTAATCTTTTTGTGTAGGTGGAATGCTGTTTGCCTAATTCTAAAACGCCTTAAGAAATCCAAAATAGCCGCCAGAAAAGACGGAAGCTTTCAATGGAGGGTCAGTGTGTCTGAGCAGTGGAGTTCTGAGGACCACTGAAAACAGGTGCGTGGAGAGGCAGAAGTGTCTTGGTTTGCAGGGGCGTGTTTTGTTAATGCCACTCtttgcggagagagagagaaactgttggGACAAATCgagggattgggggggggggggtgtagtttgTTTTGAATCATTTCTTTGTGTAGGCTTtagtcattgtttttatttgtcatgagtgaaaaaaaaggtgcaaacaaaaaattgggggggggggggggtctgatgTCTGATCTTAATTCCCAGCATGCACACATTTGCATAcaccctgtctttttttttcctcttcctccccctacactctgtgttcattgttgttgtttttttgccttcCTTGTTGCGGGTGCGGCTAGTCTCTTCACTGTCAGCGGACGTCTTGTGGTGTAAAGCACAGAACCTGGTGCAATATggaggagtctgtgaagagCCCTATGATTCAATGTCTCATTTTACTTCTGTGCCATCCCAGGACACCCACAAATATATCTGTCATCTTTggggagatatatatatacatctacatatatatatatatatatatatatattcaaaaaaattctgtttgtgttttatttgtatgtatgagTTACATACTGTATAGAGTACAGATTTTGGCAGAAGCCTTAAGACATACAAATGTATGTAAAAACCATAAACATGataatataaattatttatGGCCTGAAGGAAGAACTAAATGGTTCACAAGTCATTCCTACTGATTGTAAATGGAAGGACTCAGGTGTGGTGCTgatctccacacaaacacacacacacacacacacacacaactccaaaCCGAATCTGCCTCTTGTTTGGGTTGAGACATCAAAGATggctactcttttttttttttctgctcttatCTTTTATTAAACATCAGACAACATGGATGTCAACCACCAACACGtggtttaaagaaaatgaattaaaagtcAAATGATAAAATTTAAACTGCAGAAGTGTAGAGAAATCATTTGTGTTCAGCAGTTATGAATagaacaaatcaataaaaatcaACCAACACACTCTGTAATGGATGTTATGTTGTCTTGactattacaaaaaaaaaaaagtatgtggtCATTGAAAGAAGAACACAGGTTAGTCACCTTTTCATCAGAACTTGACTATTTGAAATACAACACAATTACTTCGATTGTTCATCAGTCGCATTGGGATGTTGCAATGAACTGATTTGATCATATACTTGTCTTGAACTATGACCTTAAAATCTACTGTTTTCTTGCCCGCAAGTTTTACTGGTTTTGCCTGTGAGTTTAGCAGGAAATTGAAATTTGCGTTTTGTAACCAGGCAGAGATATTTCTTGGTGGTTAGAAACCAAAACTGGGAGGTCTGGTTTCACAAGCCTGAAAGAAATCATTTTGGCCTCTGCGATCAgaacaaaaactcaaaaaacaaactcgTGTCCCTGCGTTCAGGTAGACGCAGGCTTTCAGACGATTTCTGTCCTAAATCCTTGGCTCTTAACATCTCTCTGCTCTTTAAAAACAGTAGCTCATATAAAAGAGACATGGGAAGAAAGAGGAAGCAGAAAAAACCCGATTTTAAGTCTTTtatgaagaaagaaatgaaggatACTAAAGAGGTTCATGATTGCTGCCTGAAATATTTATGCCCATTACCAAACTTTAATATTAAGAACGATAAATCTCTGATTTTAAATCTGCTTTCTTCAAAATATATCCTGCCTAGTATCTTAGTGTATCTTGTATATAATATTCACAGAGGTGAAAATATGtcaattgaaaataaaacaaaaaacccactatAACATAAAAGAGAGTCAGGTGCTGTAGGGTTGTGATAGGAAGCCAGGTGTGGGAAGggtgtcagggtttttttttgggggggggggggggggggggggggggggggggggggggggggggggggggggggggggggggggggttggtggtgaTGGGTGTTGTTTTACCCTCCATAATATTGTACGTTCGACATGTacgagtgtgcgagtgtgtgtgagtgtgtgtgtgtgtgtgtgtgtgtgtgtgcatgtatgtatatttacacAGTGCCGCTGTGTCGTTTgaccactgtctgtcctctcctctgtcagatTATCCAAATCTGGCATAGATAATCCTGACCCTCCTAAACTCCAGCCCACTGTGACCTTCCCTCTACTGAACACCATTAGTTCCCAATTGAACGGCCCACGCGGTCTGATCTGTCATTACATCGTACCACCCCGAAGTACCTGACCATCAGGTGGTGTGAGACATGTTTCGATTACCAGGGAAGGGATAACTGGTTTTATTGCTTAAATTCTTGTTAACGTTTACTGAACAACGCCCAAACGTGTCATAGGATAAAGCAGtgcctctctccatcactcccaCTCTTGAacttttattaatatttatactgaagtgtgtgtctctttctgactgtctgtctctctctctttttctcccccacgCAAATTCACTTTATCTCTCTTCTCCATTCAGTCAATAGTCGCATACACGTAACAGCATTCGCCCACACGCTGATGGTACTCAACCACTGCAAGCAACAAAGACATGCcattaaatataacacacacacacacacacacagaacctgaGCATTAACCCACTTGTGATTCTAATCCATAATCATGTGAGCCATATTTAATATGAATGGCGCAGTgcctcagccacacacacggAGCCAGAGAAAAGGGCTGGGGTGCAACAGATGGAGGGAACTAAGGGAATCTGGGCTGAGATCTCCAggggaacaaacagaaacaaggaCACAGGACGCCTCTGAGGAAGAAgtctatagatagatagatagatagagagatggatggatggatagatagatagatagatagatagatagatagatagatagatagatagatagatagatagacaggcagacagacagacagacagacagacagacaaatagatagatagatagatagatagatagatagatagatagatagatagatagatagatagatagatagatagacagattaCCTATAATAGTCACTAtcattgcctctctctctctctctctctctccgtgtgtgcgagtgtgtgcatggGTCCGCGTGTGTTTGCAGTAGCATGTGGAATAATTAAACATGCTTAGTCGGATTATCGCCAGTACATATTTAAGTTTGCAAAGGACTGTTGTTATATGTTCATTGGTATAGCTGGTTCATCATTGTCGTTTTGGGTGTGGTGGTTTTCTTTTGCTTACTTAGTCCTTGCTGTTGTCATGACATGTCTGTGATGCTAATTGCACATTCAAAATTGGCATGCACTTAATCTTGCAGTTGTTCACATTGAGATGCTCAATTGCCTTAATTAATGTTTAGGCTATATAATGCTCACACAGAAATGATAAGCTATATCTataccaaaacagaaacaaataaacaaatctatgTATCAgtgtttatctctgtgtagatatgtgtttgtgaagttCAACAGATTCAGAGGAATAATGACAGATGCTCTACTTTAGAAAACACACTAGGACCCCTACTGGAAGAAGAAAGGACGTGTAAAATTGGATTCCCTCACTCATCGCTGATCAAGCTGCACCCCCTAGTGGTTGAATTTAGGAAATGCTGTACATTTAGCGCTAGATGTGGCCGCGCTAAAACTCTTGTTTTGCATGATAGAGCTTTTCCCCCTTATTTTAACTTGTTCTGATTTGAAAATTGAAAGAGtccacaaaattaaaaaaagattagt encodes:
- the mxd1 gene encoding max dimerization protein 1; amino-acid sequence: MAAIGMVQMLIEAAEYLDRREREAEHGYASMLPFTSNKERDGSKRKNKNKKNSSSRSTHNEMEKNRRAHLRLCLERLKSLVPLGPDSNRHTTLSLLMRAKEHIKRLEEGERRAQHTIEQLQREQRHLCRRLEQLGGERCRMDSLGSTVSDKSDSDQDEDVDVEGTDYLLDDLEWSRSSVSDSDERGSSRSSSGSDEGYSSASLRCLGNPQEKDMPLGCCSL